The Nitrospira sp. KM1 genome includes a window with the following:
- a CDS encoding NDP-sugar synthase translates to MILAAGLGTRLRPLTNTIPKPLLPVGGTPLIVWNLLLLKRHGFHDVVINLHYLSPMIEQALGNGSKFGLRLLYSHEPVILGTGGAIKQVEQNFSGEPVLVMNGDTLVEIDLDALCAFHRDRRAAATMVLRPDPDAATWGMVEVDDGRRVVRITGRGRPEPLDTQPRMFAGVHIVHPRLLREVPKGKPSSIIDAYVAAVQRGDAVMGYDHAGYWSDIGTPERYAQAEHDVANGLIHLSARALAASHQ, encoded by the coding sequence ATGATCCTCGCCGCGGGATTGGGGACTCGCCTGAGACCGCTGACGAATACGATCCCGAAACCCCTTCTTCCGGTAGGCGGAACACCGCTGATCGTCTGGAATCTCCTGCTCCTCAAGCGGCACGGATTCCATGACGTGGTGATCAATCTCCATTATCTCAGTCCGATGATCGAGCAGGCGCTCGGCAACGGCTCGAAATTCGGGTTGCGGCTGCTCTATTCGCATGAGCCGGTCATTCTTGGGACCGGCGGCGCGATCAAGCAAGTGGAGCAGAACTTTTCAGGAGAGCCGGTGCTGGTGATGAATGGCGACACGTTGGTGGAGATCGATCTGGACGCGCTCTGCGCCTTCCACCGTGACCGGCGAGCCGCGGCGACGATGGTATTGCGGCCCGATCCCGATGCGGCGACCTGGGGCATGGTGGAGGTTGACGACGGACGGCGTGTGGTCCGTATCACGGGACGCGGGCGGCCCGAACCGTTGGATACGCAACCCCGCATGTTTGCCGGCGTCCACATCGTGCATCCCCGTCTTCTGCGAGAGGTTCCCAAGGGCAAACCCTCCTCTATCATCGATGCCTATGTCGCGGCTGTTCAACGAGGCGATGCGGTCATGGGGTACGATCATGCGGGGTACTGGTCCGACATCGGTACGCCGGAGCGCTATGCCCAGGCGGAGCATGATGTCGCCAACGGATTGATTCACCTGTCTGCCCGCGCCCTCGCGGCATCCCACCAGTAG